Genomic segment of Grus americana isolate bGruAme1 chromosome 31, bGruAme1.mat, whole genome shotgun sequence:
CTACTACTCAGCCGGGATTAGTTTTGGCTTGCTGGCCTCGCTGCTTATCCTTGTCTACATGATGTCCAAGGTCATGCCCAAGGTGAGCGTCTGGGGACGAGAGACCTCACAGCAGTAGCCCTTTCTACCCCTGTACAGTTGTTCTGGTGAGAGTACGTGGCCTCAGGCTGTTGGATTGTGGGTCTGGCTTTGCGCAGAGTGAGACTTGGCAGCTGGGGGGAGGTAGCCATGGTTGCCCACTGCCTATTTTGAGTCTCCCGTCTCCTCTTCTAGAAAAATCCTGTTTACTTCCTGCTGGTAGGAGGGTGGTCCTTTTCCCTGTACCTGCTTCAGCTGATCTTCAAGAACCTACGGGAGATCTGCAAGTCCTACTGGCAGTACCTCCTAGGTAGGTTGTGGGCCCTTCGGACCCACCGGTTCACCAGTCTGCGTGTCTCCTGCTGGAGCTGCAACGTGTTGGCAGAAAACGCCAAGGCTTCCTGCACGCCTTGGTGCTGCGGATGCTGCCCTTGTGCTCCTGAGAGAGGCAGGCTCTGGCATCAGGTTGAACTGCAGTCCTGGCAGATGCTGCTCAGCCAGTTCATGCCTGATcactctgctctcctgcaggcTACCTGCTGCTCATGGGCTTCGTGAGCTTCGCCGTGTGCTACAAGTACGGCCCACTGGAGAACGAGCGCAGCATCAACCTCCTCTCCTggaccctgcagctcctgggcctGTTGCTGATGTACTCGGGCATCCAGATCCATCTCATCGCCTCGGCCTTGGTGGTCATCGCCATCTGCACCAAGAACCTGGACTACCCCATACAGTGGGCCTTTGCTGCCTACAGGTGAGAACTGCAAGCACCCCAGCTTGCTCCTGATTGCCAGCCGTTGTTGGGCCTGGATGAGCTGCTAGATGGAGCCTGCGTTGCAGAACCAGGGCATTTTTGCTAGGGCttggggctggggtgggtgtACTGGGGGGGGTTGTGTCCCTCTTTCCCTGGGGTTGGTGCAGGAGAGTGCCCTGCCCCTCCTCGTGGCTGGGAGCCTCCCTTGGGAGTGAGGAGCGGAGGCTGGAGGGACAGAAGTGCTCCACTCCTCCCACCACTAGCTCTGCCCCAGGAGCTGGGCCTGTGCTGGGGGTCCCGCCCTGGCTGGGCGGGCAGTAACCAGTGCTGCTCCGCTGGCAGGAGAGTGCAGAGTGCCAGGCTCGGGCCGAGTCCCCCTCGCCTGCTGACAGAGGAGGAGTACCGGGTCCAGGGTGAGGTAGAGACGCGCAAGGCCCTGGAAGAGCTTCGAAGCTACTGCAGAAGCCCAGATTTCTCTGCCTGGACTGTGGTCTCCCGCATCCAGTCTCCCAAGAGGTAATGTCCCCTGGCAGCGTGCTCAGGGTGGGTGACCTGCATCCCCGTGTGCCTCTGGAAGCCTGGGGTGGCTCTGTGCTGTCACCTCTGGCTTTAGAGATAGGGAGGCAGAGGCACAGGAGGTCCGTGGTGTGTGGCAGCAGGGCGTGCCACAAGGGAAGGACAGATAACGCCCGGTCTTGGCACTGAGGTGCTTCACCCCTCATGTGCCAAGGCCTTGCGGGAGGCCGCCAGGCACATGTGCACAACACACTTCGTTGTGGCTTCTTCCCAGGTTTGCTGATTTTGTGGGTGGCGCCTGTCACCTCACCCCTGATGAGGTCTCTGTCCATGAGCGAGAGTATGGCCTGGGTGGCATCTTCTTTGAGGAGCAGCTCTTcgaggaggatgatgatgacgaCTGTTTTGACAGGAATCATGCCAGTTACTCCAACAACTATCTGGATGCTGATTGAGGTCAGCTGCCCTGGACCCGTGGGGGCGAGGGGCAGAACAGCTACTGCTTCCCCActgccagggagagctgcacgtctgctccccgcagccccgaTACCACCCCAAGCCGGGTTGCGGCAGAGCCTGGTAGGAGCACAGGGGGGGCTGACACCCTCAtcttccccaggcagctcctgccaggctcAGGCGTGAAAGCTTTTGTCAGCGCAGCCCTGGGTGTTGGCAGGGGAGATGCAGGGAGCTGGTCCCAGCTGGGGACCACGGGGCAGGCGGGATCTGTGCTGCTGACAAGATGTGGGACGCTGGTGCTGTCTCAAGGTGGACTGGAGCCACCCTGGCTTTTGGTGTGGGTGCTTGTGAGCTCCCAGTGTGTGAATTGTAGGGGCAGGGACGACCTCCCTAGGCCTGGGTGCTGATCTGGCTCCTGCGAGCACCCTGAGCCCCTCTTCCCTACTCTCTGGGCGGCCGGGCAccctggctctgccaggagcGTCTCTGCCTGCCGGGGTGGGGATGGAGCGAAAGGTCTGTCTTGCGTGCAGGTGCCTGTGAGGCTGATGTGCATGAGAGGAACTTTGGACCTGTCCCACCAGTACCTGCGTGCTCAGCGTctgcctgctgccaggctgctgtggggaggagCGGGCAGCGGGTGACCTGCTGTTACCAAAGATGCCAGAGGGCTCCAGCTGGTTGGGCTGTGCCTCTGCCTTGGCTTAAATCCCAAAACCCCCAGCGCCTCCCTGGCAGAGACGTGGCTCAGCTGGCTCCTTCGTGTCCATATCTCCAAGCTCAGGAGAAGGCAGCCTTGAAGTCCGCTTGGTGCCCCAGGTGCTCAGCCTGCTCCCCCCAGCTGCTGAGATGCAGCAGAGGCTGTGCTCAGCCTCCCTCTCCCTGTGCCTCCATCTGCCAGGCAGTCCCTGGGCTGAAGATGAGTGTGGATGtgcttccccttccctgccttgctggtggtcaggtgctggcagctccctgtccccctgAAGCTGGTGCTCTCTGCCCTTAACCTGCTGTTACATGGGGCCCGTCCCCACCGTGCTCCCGGCTGGCgtgggcaggggatggggatggcCCTGCCTGCATTCCTGCTCCCTGCACTGGGGACAGAGCTCGGCTCCCAGCTGCTGGTCCTCAGCCTTGCCGAAGCACAAAGCTGGAGAGGATGCTGCAATCTATGCAACTTCTGAAGCAATAAAGCTGCCCTCTGGCAgcctcactgctctgctgccccGCACCTgggctcctgcagcctggcttGTACCTCACCCATGCCTCTGCCAGAGCTTTtgctgttggtttgttttttgtccCAGACTTACTCCCCTGCCCTTGCCGTGCTTTCCTCCCTGCTCTAGTGTGAGCAGCCTCTGTGTGGTTAATGactgattatatttttaataaagatgtaTTTTGTAGGTAATGAGCCTCGTTTGTCTGTTCCGCAGTGACCCCAGGGCTCGTCCTCAGCTCTGGCTCATCGGCCCATGGGAGCTCGCTCTGCAAAGGATCCTGTGTGGTGCCTGGGGGACAAGGGACAGGCCCCTGGGCGGTGGGTTCCCTGGGGCAGCCCTAGAGCAAAGGCAGGACTGACCCTGGCCTCTCACCCCGGTTGCGGTGCAGGCAGATGTCctctccccaggagcagccctggggactcctggctctgccagccctTGTACCTTGCCCCGGTTTCCCGCAGCCCTGGGAGGAAGCTCCCTTTGTTTGCTTGGTTGCAAGTGACTTTCTCTGCTTGTTCCTGCTACGagctgccggggcagggagaggagtgCGGCAGCAGCGGCTGGGCTGGGACCCTGTGTGGGACacaggctgggggctggtgggcagcctggggctgcttcccagctggcccgtgtgctctgtgcctcagtttccctatcTGCGAGTGGGTGTGGTGCCCTGAGGGAGGGCCCTCTGGCCCTCCGCCCCTCTGTGGGCCGGACCGGGCCAGCACTGGGcactgggctgggctgagctccTCTGGCTCCTGAGCAGCCCCAGCTGAAGCCACTCCAGGAGCCGCTGCTCTGCGACAGGGAGGTAAGTGCAGACTGACCCTTCTGCTCCCAGCCACCAGCCTGAAGGACCCGAgccccccacaccccagggCTGGCCTGTCCCCAGAGCACCCACCCCAAGGCACCTCCATCCCATGGGGACTGGGGAGAGCCCACGGCTCCCCTGGAGCTGCACGGGGGACGCTCGCTCTGGTTCCCATCCGTGCTCACCCCAGGGTCCTGCACTCAGCAGCATGGGGGTCTCTGTGCCGATGCCCTGCACGGGGGAAGGCTCTGCCATCCTCTCCGGAGGCCGCTGCCAGCGGGGCAGCTCCTGATGGGGCTATCTCCATCACCCCGTTCGCCCCatccttccccacctcctccctcgTGACCTTTCCCCGGGCACAGATAAGTGGGGCTGGGTTTACAACCCTGCGCCTGGGCTGTAAAGTGAGGGTGAAGGTCACCCCAGGGACTGCGGCTGCCCTGTAAAAGACAGGTGAGGGACGGCTGGAGCGTGGGGGGAAAGCGGCACAGTCTTTCGTGGGAGCCCGGGCTCCTCCATCCTcagcctgtcccctccctgccccggctTCCCCTTgccaggaaggagggaggaagcgGAGGCTGAATTTGTCCCTGCCCCAAGAACAGGATCCAGGTGTCCACATTTCCTGGCCGGGCCCCTGCTTCCCCCGCAGTGGTGGGCAGGAGCCTAGTGTCCTGCTGGCCCCCAATCCACACTATGAGGTCCTGGGTGCCAGGGTGCCCTGGGAAGGACCCCTCTGCGCCATTGCGGATGCACGGCTGCTGTGTCCCCTGACCCTGGGGActgccagccccagcacggTGCCTGGGGGAGCCGGGCACGGCAGGGTCAGGGAGCAGCCAAGGTCCCAGCTGCATCCCCCTGGCCAAGGGCCacatcctgccctgccccatgCCGGGCTCTGCTGGTGCTTCAAGCCTTGCCATGTGTCTCAGCGGGACCGTGGCCCCAGGTGCTGGGACCCCCTGCTCTCCCTGGGGCCCTTCTGAGCCTCTAAGGGTGGGGGGCAGCCAGTGGCCCAGGGGCTGCTGAGAACCAGAGGGGTGtctgggggaaggggctgcgTGTCCGTGGCTGCAGCCCCCTCTCCGCTCTGCCCCAGAGTCTCCCAGCCATGGAAGCCACCACCTCGCTGCTGGATGCCGATGCGGTCGGGGacctggtgctgctggacccGCTCACTGAGGAGTCGCTGCTCCACACCCTGCAGGAGCGCTTCCGCCGCAGCGACATCTATGTgggcgctgggctgggggcaggggttttggggtggggatgAGGAGCAGGGGAGGGTGTGGGGAGCGAGGTAAGGTCTCTGGGGTGGGGAGCGCCAGGATCTGGGCTGGGTCCTGCCGGCCCTGCACCTACAACGTCCCGCTTGCCTGCAGACGTACATTGGGAACGTGGTGATCTCAGTGAACCCATATCAGTCCCTGCCCATCTACACCCCCGAGAAGGTGCAGGAGTACCGCAACTGCAACTTCTTCGCTGTGAAGCCCCACATGTGAGTACGGGgagcccagcagccctggggatcCCACAAGTCCCCCTGGATCCTGCCAAGGGCTTTGCTGACAGGCGAGCCTGGGGTTTCAGGGTCTCAGGAGTCCACTCAGGGCGGCCTCACAGCCACAGGGAGGGCTCTTGGCATTTCCTGAAGCCCCCGGACCCCTCCAGCCCCCTTCTAACCTCTCCTCATCCCCAGCTACGCTATCGCTGACGATGCCTACCGCTCGCTGCGGGACCGGGACAGGGACCAGTGCATCCTCATCACTGGCGAGAGTGGGGCTGGCAAGACAGGTAGAGCCGGGGCTGCCGCTGGGCGCTCGCGGGGCTGTGAGGGGCTCGTGGGACAGGCGGACATTGCCCCGGCACCCACGGCCCCTCGCCCGCAGAGGCCAGCAAGCTGGTGATGTCCTACGTGGCGGCTGTGTGCAGcaaaggggaggaggtggaCAGGGTGaaggagcagctcctgcagtcCAACCCCGTGCTGGAGGGTAAGTCCCTTGCACCCCATCCCCGGGCTCAGCACAGTACCCCCAGACCTCGCTGACCGGGCACGGCTGACACCGCGTAACCCCGTCCTCCCACAGCCTTCGGAAATGCCAAGACTGTCCGCAACGACAACTCCTCCCGATTCGTGAGTGATCAGGGAACTGGGACGGTGCAGCCACATCCCGTGGGGCTGGAAGCGTGGCAGGGACCAGGGACGTGGGGAGCGGAGCTGCCGTCACCCCTGCCCTGACCCCAGCTCTGTCCCTCAGGGCAAGTACATGGACGTGGAGTTCGACTTCAAGGGGGAGCCCCTGGGAGGGGTCATTAGCAACTGTGAGTACCGATCACCCGTCCTGGGGGGTCCCACCCCACACGCCCCAGTGACACTGAACCCTGCCCGCAGACCTGCTGGAGAAATCCCGCGTCATCCGGCACGTGAAGGGCGAGAGGAACTTCCATATCTTCTACCAGCTCCTGGCCGGGGGCTCGGCACAGCTGCTCCGTAGGTCCAGCCCCCCAGCacaggggagcggggggggggggggtctagAGTCCTGGGGGGACCATGGCTGAGCtgtctccccccacccccagagcAGCTGAAGCTCCGCCAGGATTGCCGGCACTACGGCTACCTGAACCGGGAGAGCTCTGGCCTGCCCGGCGTGGATGATGCAGCCAACTTCCATGCCATGCAGGTACCACCAGCCGGGACCTGGGGTCCAGGAAGCTGTGACATACACCCACCCCCCATCAAAACACCCTGGGGCCATCCCTATCCCCCTGAGCTGCCTGTGTCTGTCCCCAGGATGCCATGAGGGTCATTGGCTTCTCGCCCGCCGAGGTGACGGCGCTGCTGGAGGTGACGGCCGTGGTGCTCAAGCTGGGCAAtgtgcagctgagcagcagctacCAGGCCAGCGGGATGGAGGCCAGCAGCATCACCGAGCCACAGGGTAGGGACAGGGATAGGCCTGGGGTGGGGGCCCCTGCTCGGCCCCCCGCTCAGCCCCAGCATTGCTGCCTCCTTGcgcagagctgcaggagatCTGCGAGCTGATCGGGCTGGACCCCGGCATCCTGGAGCGGGCACTGTGCTCCCGCACGGTGAAGGCACGGGATGAGACGGTGCTCACCACCCTCAGCGTCCCCCAGGTGAGCAGGACCGTCCCCTGCCATGGGGGTGatgcccagcagccccccaggagCTGGCACGAACCCCTTGCCCCTCTCTCCAGGGCTACTATGGCCGTGACGCGCTGGCCAAGAACATCTACAGCCGCCTCTTTGACTGGCTGGTGAACCGCATCAACACCAGCATCCAGGTGAATGCCTGGGGTGACAGGCACCGTCTGTTCTGGTCGGGGTCCTGGACCCCCACCCCACATGGGGCCGGGACACAGGTCAGCGCCCCACTGTCTCCCCAGGTGAAGCCAGGCAAGCAGAGGAAGGTGATGGGTGTCCTGGACATCTACGGCTTTGAGATCTTCCAGGTGAGTGCAGGGTCcacccagccccatcctgctgctgggggcACCGGGGGCAGCGGGTAGGacatggggcagggctgggggtttGGGTGTGACCTGACACACAGGACCCTTCTCTTGCAGGACAATGGCTTTGAGCAATTTATCATCAACTACTGCAATGAGAAGTTGCAGCAGATCTTCATCCTGATGACCctgaaggaggagcaggaggaataCATCCGAGAGGTACCCCCGGCCCGTGCCGGTCGGGCTGGatgcagcccctctgcctgtgccagagCACGGTCCCAAGGAGCGTTGGCTCCCCCGGGGATGGGGAAGTGCCGGAGACGGCTCCGCAGCACGTCCCTCCCTCGCCCCGCTCCCTGCCGGGAGCAGATTCAATagcaggaaggcagggagggatTCAGGATCCCCGTCCCTGTGGCCGGACGTCCGGTTCCTGCCCCACATCAGCTGGGGGGTGTCCGTGGGGAAGGGTCTGTACACCACATCTCTGGGGGTCTGCATGTCTGACTCCCATCTGCTCCCAGGGCATCCAATGGACCCCGGTGGAGTTTTTCGACAACAGCATCATCTGCAACTTGATTGAGAACGTGAGTTGCCCCCCAGTGCTGGGGGCCCGGGTCGGGGTCCCAGCTCCCCCCCATCGCGAGTTCAGGCTGAGCAGAGCCCAGAGCAGCCCCGGTTCAATGGAGCCGCTGCGTGGGGCTGGTTTGGGGTCACAATGTCCATCATGGCACAGAGCAAGTGCGGGATCCTGGCCATGCTGGATGAGGAGTGCCTGCGGCCCGGCGTGGTCAACGAGGACACCTTCCTCACCAAGCTGAACCAGCTCTTCGCCACCCACAAGCACTACGAGAGCCGGGAGACCCAGAACGCCCGGCACGTCATGGATGCCAGCCTGCCGCTGCAGTGCTTCCGCATCCACCACTACGCCGGCAAGGTCCGCCAGCGGCCAGGGGCACCCTCAGTCCCAGCCCCAACAGGGGcagccgggaccccccggcTCCTCTTCCCGGCTTTGCATGGGAGATGCGGGGCTGGACTGGGAACGGGCACGGAGACCCTAAACCGTAACTGGCtcactccctgctccctccccgaGCGCTGACCCCCCATGCACCCCGCTGAGTGCTGACCTCCGTTCCCACGCCCAGGTGACCTACAACGTGACGGGCTTCATCGAGAGGAACAATGACCTGCTCTTCCGAGACCTCTCGCAGGCCATGTGGGCTGCCCGGCACACGCTGCTGCGCTCCCTCTTCCCCGAGGGAGACCCCCAGAAGGTCTCCCTCAAGCTGCCCCCCACCGCTGGCTTCCAGTTCAAGGCCTCGGTGGCAACGCTGATGAAGAACCTCTACTCCAAGAACCCCAACTACATCAGGTACCGGCCCCGGGGGGAGCCCTGACCCCAGCCCTGGTGCCAGCCGGacgcccccccagcccaccgctGCCCTCCCCAGGTGCATCAAGCCCAACGAGACCAAAACGGCGATGGTCTTCACGCCGGAGCTGGTGCTGGCGCAGATCCGGTACCTGGGGCTGATGGAGAACGTGCGGGTGCGGCGGGCTGGCTACGCCTTCCGGCAGCTCTACGGCCCCTTCCTGGAGCGCTACAAGATGCTCAGCCCCCGGACCTGGCCGCGCTGGGCCGGCAACGACAGGTACGGGGCTGGGCCAGACCGCGAGCGTGTCTGGTGGCCCTCCggcacgggggctgcggggctctGACCAGCCTCGTCCCCCATCAtggtgcagggagggggctgaggTGCTGCTGGCGGAGCTGGCGTTCCCCCCCGAGGAGTTAGCCTTCGGCCACACCAAGATCTTCATCCGCTCACCGCGCACCGTGAGTACGGGGATGGGGAAGTGGGGGGGACCCTGCTACGGGGCAGTCACGCTGCTGGGGGGGCATGGCctcacccagagcaggtcccTGCTGGTAGCCCCAAGCCTGTCCCAGGGGGTCCTGGGTGATGCCGTGGCCCCTGGAGGTGGCTCCCGGCTGGGGTCCTTGTCCCCGCTCCGCACCCCAGTGCTCACCCTGGCTGTCCCCAGCTCTTCGACCTGGAGGGGTCACGCCAGGAGCGCGTGGTCCAGCTCGCCACCCTGATCCAGAAGATGTTTCGGGGCTGGCGGTGCCGGACCCAGTACCAGCTGATGCGCAAGAGCCAGATCATCATCTCTGCCTGGTTCCGGGGCCACGTGGTGAGGAGGGGGGTCCCAGCCACGCTTCCCCTGCCTGTCCGTCTCTCCCTGGGCAGGGGTCCCCAGCTCTCCCAAGGCCCCCGTCTCACCCCACCTCTCCCCACCGCAGCAAAAGAACAAGTACAAGCAGATGAAGCGGTCAGCACTGGTCATCCAGGCGTACGCACGGGGCTGGAAGGTGAGGGCTGGGCACCCCGGAGCTGCTGGCCGGGGACGGCACGTCTCCCAGCgtgggcagtgggggggggtgggggggcgcagcggggaggggctgggggctccaCGTGCCCCATGGTGGGACCAGATtgatctcctctctccatcTTCCGTCTGTCTCTCCCGCCtctctcctgcctctctccctctcgCTCCATATCTGTGTTGGTGTCTCCCCACCTCGGGCTCCCCGGGCTCTCACCCCCCGCAGTCTCGCCGGCTCCTCCGGGAGCTGAAGTACCAGAGTCACCGTCACGCGGCCGCCACCACCATTGCTGCTTACTGGAGAGGGTACCAGGTAACGGGGCCAGCCCCGC
This window contains:
- the NEMP1 gene encoding nuclear envelope integral membrane protein 1, whose protein sequence is MKPAPGRRLLLWALLLLLLLLGDADARVSIISLHEGHVHHSSSPQRFCYTNTHVPQWRDIWTRTQIRISSSGMIRVTQVNSEEELEEFNVWNVVFSFLKEKLNDTSIDVDLYSNKTCLKVELLDTGTEYCVFLFRRFDPKLFLIFFLGLLLFFCGDMLSRSQLFYYSAGISFGLLASLLILVYMMSKVMPKKNPVYFLLVGGWSFSLYLLQLIFKNLREICKSYWQYLLGYLLLMGFVSFAVCYKYGPLENERSINLLSWTLQLLGLLLMYSGIQIHLIASALVVIAICTKNLDYPIQWAFAAYRRVQSARLGPSPPRLLTEEEYRVQGEVETRKALEELRSYCRSPDFSAWTVVSRIQSPKRFADFVGGACHLTPDEVSVHEREYGLGGIFFEEQLFEEDDDDDCFDRNHASYSNNYLDAD
- the MYO1A gene encoding unconventional myosin-Ia gives rise to the protein MEATTSLLDADAVGDLVLLDPLTEESLLHTLQERFRRSDIYTYIGNVVISVNPYQSLPIYTPEKVQEYRNCNFFAVKPHIYAIADDAYRSLRDRDRDQCILITGESGAGKTEASKLVMSYVAAVCSKGEEVDRVKEQLLQSNPVLEAFGNAKTVRNDNSSRFGKYMDVEFDFKGEPLGGVISNYLLEKSRVIRHVKGERNFHIFYQLLAGGSAQLLQQLKLRQDCRHYGYLNRESSGLPGVDDAANFHAMQDAMRVIGFSPAEVTALLEVTAVVLKLGNVQLSSSYQASGMEASSITEPQELQEICELIGLDPGILERALCSRTVKARDETVLTTLSVPQGYYGRDALAKNIYSRLFDWLVNRINTSIQVKPGKQRKVMGVLDIYGFEIFQDNGFEQFIINYCNEKLQQIFILMTLKEEQEEYIREGIQWTPVEFFDNSIICNLIENSKCGILAMLDEECLRPGVVNEDTFLTKLNQLFATHKHYESRETQNARHVMDASLPLQCFRIHHYAGKVTYNVTGFIERNNDLLFRDLSQAMWAARHTLLRSLFPEGDPQKVSLKLPPTAGFQFKASVATLMKNLYSKNPNYIRCIKPNETKTAMVFTPELVLAQIRYLGLMENVRVRRAGYAFRQLYGPFLERYKMLSPRTWPRWAGNDREGAEVLLAELAFPPEELAFGHTKIFIRSPRTLFDLEGSRQERVVQLATLIQKMFRGWRCRTQYQLMRKSQIIISAWFRGHVQKNKYKQMKRSALVIQAYARGWKSRRLLRELKYQSHRHAAATTIAAYWRGYQVRRAYRRYFRSAASTCLANFIYRRLVQKFLMGLRRNLPPLAVLDRTWPPAPYKFLAEANQELRSIFYRWKCKKYREQLTPQRRTLLQAKLCASELFKDKKKLYSKSLQQPFQGEYLGLTQNPKYQKLHAVAKDKLVMADTVRKVNRASGKTVPRLLLLTTEHLVLADPKAAQPKTVLSLADIRSVSVTRFSDGFLALHLKETSTVGSKGDFLLVSNHLIELVTRLHQTLLDTTAQALSLHIADQFSTRFQKGDMAVTVVESAKAGSDVPVCKKRGSHKMEVLVH